The nucleotide sequence ttcactacatcgcagatttttttttcaaattaaaaaaaacatttaaaagtcaaaataaaacttctaaattgaggaaacgtcgctaacctttaggacaatgtagtattgcgccaaatgttcgtttacattcctttagaagtccgttttcacgtgttagcatctttccgctaactcgttagcctgcccagtacttcttgttggtgaccgtactttgcggatttcacttatcgtgggtggtttttggaaccaattatccgcgataaacgagggattactgtatttgaaTGCGTTTTATACTGCCCCCTACTGCCCAAAGCGTGTACACCGGCTTGCGCAGCACGAGTGCTCTAGGAGAATGTGTGACACAAACTAGTTCGTTATTTTTTTCTTGACGTTTCTTTTTCATGACGTCctaactactttttttttataaagtcctctgcattcaactcAAGTGTGACGTTTGCGTGTGCAGACTGCAGGGAGGAGATGTACCTATGCACCAGGATGTACTCGGTCCATCGGCCCCTCAAGAGATGCCTGGGCGGGCGCTGCATTTACAGGTGTGTACCTGTGGGCGAATTTGCTGCAAAGATCAGTTcagtgaatattttttttctgtttgcgtCTCAGCGTCCCACGCGTCTACGTGATCAACAATGAGATTTGCACGAGGACGGTGTGCAAAGATGAGGAGGATCTCAAAGGTGAGGCGGCTGTCGTTAACCAACTCTGTGCATTAACACGAGTCCATCCGTCTGTGACTTTGTCCGACAGTTGAACTGTGCAGAGAATTGTCCGGGTGGCCCAAGCGCATCACGAGGTCGTCGAATAGGAAACGCTGCCGCAATCGCCGTGGCAACCCCAAAACTTGGGCAAACAAGGCCTGACGGGGGTCTCGGATACGGCCGCCCGCCCGGGTGTCGTCGTCAGCAAAACAGCCCATAACACTATAAATTTCACGCTTGACACCTACGGGGTCTCCTCAGCGTATGCTGAGTCatatctttgtttgtgttttaacTTTCAATTGCCCGTGAATACCGTACATTTCATGGATCATGTCTAGCAGGATTTACGACCCTTGAAAAAGATCTATGGAAAGCAGTTGGAGTATTTTTGCCATTTCCCGGATACCCAACGGAAGCTCCATGCATGAGGATGATCTTTGTCCTCACTAGCAAGACAAAAATTCGACAAAattaaatatcaaataaatgcttGAACAGCTTTCCACAAGGTTTTATATCATCACACAAGTCGTTTTGACACTGCAAGGTGCTAACCGATAATCCAGGATTTCTTACATGCAGTTGTAGTCCATTAATGGCTTTGTGTCCTCTCACATTTCCTTTGTTCaagaaataaaaagcacaaaagttgctttgtttttgtcttatatTTACCTTTGCATATTCATTTCCATACACAACAAATCACAGACGGTAAAACGTTTTGTTAGGGTTGATGCCCGGCCAACATCCATCGCAATATCCACGAATCAACAAAATCTATCTGCATGTACACGGTAAGATCACAATAACCAGAAACGCAGTTCACAAAAAAAGCGTGGTCCCGACAATGCATCAGTCCAAAATTAAACATTTGACATACATCAAAAAGTTCAAATGAGGTTGGTTGTACAACCTTTGGGGTTGTCGGATGACGACGACAAACCCCCCACTGTGAGCATGACAGGAGATGACATCACTAAGCAGGACAGAGGTCGTGAATGAGCTTAGCTGACATCCTCACAGCCACTAAATCACAGCCACCTTCATCCTCTCAACGTATTTACGTCGGCTGCTAGTTTTCACAAAGCAGCTGCTCTATGCTGTCTACACTGCAAGTATTGCTGTTGTGCCCTAAGAGTCCACTGCGAGGCGCCATCGAGCAGCACCGCTTGGGGAACCCACTGAATGTTTCTTTCAAGTACAAGATTATGGTGGTAAACTAGCAGAGTAATAGAACAATGTTGAATTAAGACGTACTAACACACAAAGTGCATATTACTGACCCAAAAAATAGGAAACCAAAAAAGAAGCTACAACATAGTTGACTAACAAACTTATATGCATTGAAAATAAATAGACTCTGTACAGAAACTGCATTCATTGTTATATTTCCTTAATCACATTTCTATAGAATATTCACAGTTAAAAAGGAAGGGGGCAAACAAATTGTTAGGTTTGAGACTAACAGCATTAGAACTTAACTTGATTCATTCGCACAGTACACAAGAGGTGGCgggtggatggggggggggcacggtgAGGGTTTACCCTGCTCGGCAGGGAGAGCAGTAGGGACCCCCCTCAAAGGGGAAAGCAACGATGCCAAAAGTGCTGCATAATGTTACTGAGAGAGAGAAGAAGAGAGAAGTGGGAAGGAAGAGCCAAGCGGGACTCTGCTCACTTTGGGGAGTCAAAGTCTCCCCACAGGTCGGAGCCGGCCGTCACAGGCGGATTGGACGGTGCCACCAAATTGGAGTTGCTGGAGTCCAGATCCAGCAAGCAACCTGGCGGAGAAGAATATGGTAAAGCTAGCGGCCGCcaacatttgatttttaaagcTGGGCCAGGTCATTGAGACATACACTGCCctccgagaaaaaaaaatggaattttgacgtctatagccgccaatggcagtgaatgagttaacagatgagacaaaaaaagaaaatatagatattctattgtatctcaactatatgtttttctttttccttgccATTTCCGACAAAAACTTTTATATCCGAAGCTGCTTCAAATCAATCTCCCCACGGAGGACCAATAAAGTTGTTCCAATTTGAATTTAATTTGTTTAGACTGGCCGCTCTGTCAGGTCCCTTTAATGTAAAGGAACTGAATCAGCTCCTTATGGAAACTCCCTTCAGGTCATCTTGGTTGTGATTTGGttctataaaaataaaaatgaaaccaGGTGGTGAGGTTTAGAATATCAGGTAGCAAAGCCAATTCATCACAAATTCCAGTGTGTTCAACCTTGCGGTGTGTTTGCCATCCTTTTGGGCACACACAGCCCCAAAAGTACGCTTGTAAAGCTTCCACTAGCAACAGCTTGACGCCGGTCCTCTGATGCCATTTCATGACTTCTTTCAATAAATAAATCCTTTTCCTCTGACCGTCTCCATGGACTCAGTTCACATCTGAGTCGGTGGCAATAAAAAttgcaagttaaaaaaaaaaaaaaaaaaaaaaaaaaaagggtgggggacaTGCTAACTAAAAAGCAAGACACCTGGTGACCTCAACGGTACACAAAATACTCCTgacatgaaagaaaaacaaaaatacaagagACGGGCTAATTGGCCGTATGACCTCTACCAACGTTTCCACGGAAGCGTACAATTACCTACCTGTGTCATTTCCTCCCACAGATGGCTGTGTGTTATGATTATTAGATCGGGAGGACGGGGGCGGGGCTAGCCTGCCTCCGGGGGGAGGAGGAAGGAGACCAAGGCCGCCGGAACTCTGCGGGCGGGTCCTATCCTTTTTTTTGGATTGCTTAGATTGATTTGGATAGAGGTAAAACATTTGGGTTAGTACATGTCGGACTGCGCAAAATTCTGAATTACGAGTAGGTCCCAAATAAGCCCAATTTATCCAAACTAAATTACCCCAATGTTGAGCGTGATGGTTTGTCCTTCTTTGAagcccaggtcaagttttggaGTGGAGTCTGGAGCCTGCGCCTGTTTGCTGAACTCATTTTCCTGTTTTACCCACCTTCAGAAATAAAAGGACAGAGATTGAAAATGATTTCATATaacggatttttttatttttattaactaTGATGATTGAAATTTGAAAGCCGGCATACTTGAAGTGGTCCTGAAGTGCAACGTTGAAGTCAAAGGCATCCCCTCGGTCTCCAAACCCAATACCGATGAAGGCACTGCGGCCTGTAACAAAAAATGTGATATTCAACTCAATCGTATCTTGTATAaggtgactgaaaaaaaaaagtacaaagatTTTAAAAGGAAATATCTTTCGGTAGCGCTTTAATTCTAGGGAGGTATCAAAAGTAATTTCCAAATGTAAATGTTTAGGAAGTAAAATAATTTGTCACTTGAAATGTAcacggaaaacaaacaaaaattaaattgaATGACACACCGTTGTCATCCTGGATGCGGAGCACAAAGTAGCGGCTCGAATCGCTCACGGTTTCCACGGTGATGCCGGGGTACTCGTCCACGGGTGCCTGGGCAAAAAGCTCCCCTGCACATTGgaccaaaaagaaaatcaattttTAGAATGCGGCTGAGGCCACAATAAAAGATGGAGCCAGCTGGCGACGGGTCACCTTGGAGGAAGatgaaaaaaacaagtttgggCTGCTGTAGGACATCAGACAATCCCCAAGTAACAGCTGCTTCTCACTCACCGGATATTTTGTCCTCCAGTTTGACATAGGCGACTTTCCCCCGAGCCACCACTCGCATGCGTCCCGACCAGTCGGGAGCGTCCAGCTTCCAATCAGCCGCCCTGGGATGGAACAATTGTAAGTAACGTGTGGACAGCAATGGATGGACGCTTGCTGTGTTTTTGCTGTCTGGTGGAAATTACATCAGCCAGCACTACTGATTTTGAACCGCTGGGCATATTGGATTCATATTTGAATACAAGAAAGCTCAAATCTGATTGGATAACAAAAATGTACCACCAAAGCAGCTTTAAGAAAAGCTATGAAATGAAGAAAACAGACTAATTTAGGTTATACATTGGTGGTCGTAATGTAATACAAAAAACGTGACTCACTACACCTAAAGCCGAATTACTACATCATCTGCCTGGTGCCTGCTAAGGTCACCCAATGGAGCGATTGGGAACCTCGTGGGACACCGTTTTGGTTCGCGTGATGGCCACTACGATAAAGCTTGAGTGAGTCAAAATGTATGAAACAAGATTGTGTCACTACTCAATGACAATATGTCCACTTGAGCATCAATCCCTTTCAAGTGTCCTTGAATAAGATACAAATGTTGTCCGTGTATAAATAGACTCATCTCAAATATGATTGTGTATTTCTAACAAATCTGTAGAAACGGAGTattctaaaaataaatcaaaataagcAGAAGGCTAACCAGTAGCTTGACGCTACATTGAGTCGGCTAGCAGGTAACGAACGGCTCGTCCACTGACAGCTCGCGTGCACCGTGCAGTCAGGCCTCACCTGATGGCCCGGTTGGATGCTCGCGGTGGGATTCGGTACACGTTGACTTCTGGTTTGACACAGAGGATAGACTCGTACTCGACCTGGCCCTCCGTCGCCATCTTGCCTTGTTATTCCGTCGGTGAGCGCCGTCGCCGGTGTCGGTGGTGGTGTTGTTGTGAGTCCGTGCGGTCAATGCGTGGCCGTAATATACCAAGtagaagggcatatttatttattctaacCCACTATTGTGTGATAATATGCGGAATACATGATGATGTAAGACGTTGGTTGCTTGCTTGATTTTATCTGTTAACACTATCATTAATAGGCTACTTCTACTTTTGCACTCTGCTTGAACCGAATAATTTCCTGTGTCACTtaagacagacattacggtattaTCAATAAACAAGGATGGGTGTCAATGCTGCTACAAAAATgcccttttttttcaattttaacaCAGGTTAAAATAAATGAGTGAATACAACAAATGACAAATTAGGCAAAGAAAAGGAAATCGTTCATTTCTGCCCTAAAGTGAATTCAATATTAATTTCAGCATCAGAAAATTCATTCTTGTGCTTGACCACTTTTATTGACGTGACAAGAATCACTTGATATAGCAATTTCAATGCAATTACTTATGTTCTAACCTCTGAATTTTGAGGAAATGTCTTCTTCCCCTATACTTTTCCCAGTGAACTTAGAACACAATTTTAGTGAAATCTAGTCTCTGAGTATTTAGAGACCCAAATGAGGACACATGCAATgggatggatgtttttttttttaaactgacttCAAATCTAGTTGGCTGTTACACTTGGCAGTTTTGATtacgtcgtttttttttttctccagtgccacacgctaccacAATATGGTGAAACCATAAGCATGCCCAGACCTCAGAGGACTGGCATGTACTGCCTCGCCCTTGCCATCAGGGTTTTCCCAAACTGTCAACTCGCGCCCGGCACGTCTGCGAGACCGGACGTCCCGGCCGCAGCCCCAGAGGCACGGTCGCTCCTCGCGTTCTCATCAGCGCCGGTCTTTTCCCCTCTGCTCCGTCTGTCTGTTTTAGCTCGGGCCCAGCCCACGACTCCCCTCACACTCTCGTGCGCTCTGCGGTCAGGGGAATTCACCCTTTCCCAGGGTGGATGTTTTTTCAGAgctaaattgtgtgtgtgatgttagCGGCCCTCTGCATGGCCATGCCGTTCACACAGACGACGTGCTGTGCATCATCTGGAACAAATTTATCTAATTGATCCTATTATTGTGCGGCGGCCTAATTCCAGTCTGATTCATGTGTGCGGCCTCACTTTATACCGCATTACTAGACAGTGCACCGAGCCCGACTTCTCTGCTCGTTTGATCTTACGCGCCCGACCCGTGTTCTTTTTGCTTCCAAGTGGCTGATCGAATGCCAAACTAAACTCTTTGGAACCACTTCCTAAGTTGACCGCACTCGACCGAGGTCATCTTATCTTACAAATGTCAACACAGCCACATGGCAtttagggtgtgcacacttttgcaaccacaTAGTCTCAGATGTTTATTTGTACGTTGCCTTGAAAATTGAGTTATAGGTgacgtttttttaatttatcagAGAAAatagcatttgaacaggggtgtgtagactttttatagcaGTTGAATCCATACTTCTACTttcaaaagtctttttttgGAGGGAGTATTTGTATTTCTACACAAGTACAGCGTGTGAGTACCTTTGTCACATCTTCTCGTATGTAGATGCATGCAGAAGATTCTCCCGGCCAGACATAGCAGCGCATTTAACCCCTCGCCAGGGCCCGAGTGTAGGAAATGCAGAGTCACACTTTCCGAGTACGCCCACGCCCGGCCCGGTGCGCGTGCGCTCGCACACAGCCATACCGTGCAGACGCACATGACCGCAGTCACAAACACACTTTCTTTCCAGTGTGTGAACTCACATCTGTTTCCTGACAACAGTAATAGTCCCAGATCGGGTGGGCACGGGGGCCCCGCTAACAGGTGTTTGCTTTCTGGCATAGAGAAGAAAAGAGGCCGAAAGAGTACAAACAACAGCTTTGacgcacccccacccccctcccaaaaGAAAAAGTCTGACCAAGCATTTTGTAACAACAGTGCGGTGTTACCGGGTGTCGAAGCTTTTTCATTAGAGATAATTAAAGGACGACCGGCTTCCAAGTGCAGCTTGCACGATAGCGAGTTTGCAGGGTGTGTGTtgttctgtgtgtgcgtgctcacATCAGGTGAGATTATGAGGGGCTACGTCTCACTCGTTGCGATGTTTGGTATTCACTTTTAAGTATGCACCGATACCAAGTACTGATACCATTATGATACGATACGTACAATTTCAATGAACAGAATGACAGATGATTCCAAACAAGGACTTTTCTGTCTTGCTGACGCTGATGATGGTTCACTGGTGAATCAAACGACCACAGGGTAGCGCCAACTATTGCCTAGGAAGACTTAATGTCAAATTGTTATTTAGTTTTTGCTTTCAGTATCGGTGCCTGGTATCGTCATCCTACATGAGAACCCAGTACTTTGAAATAAAGGCAGGTATTGGCCCGTTTCTGTTATTTGTACTTGCCCATTCCTAGTTGTGTGTCTGGAAGCGATTCAGCAGAAAAACTGG is from Syngnathus scovelli strain Florida chromosome 9, RoL_Ssco_1.2, whole genome shotgun sequence and encodes:
- the mfap5 gene encoding microfibril associated protein 5, with product MGNLSVVLLLCGLHALAAVVQAQESETTEAPVGTPLPANCREEMYLCTRMYSVHRPLKRCLGGRCIYSVPRVYVINNEICTRTVCKDEEDLKVELCRELSGWPKRITRSSNRKRCRNRRGNPKTWANKA
- the necap1 gene encoding adaptin ear-binding coat-associated protein 1, whose translation is MATEGQVEYESILCVKPEVNVYRIPPRASNRAIRAADWKLDAPDWSGRMRVVARGKVAYVKLEDKISGELFAQAPVDEYPGITVETVSDSSRYFVLRIQDDNGRSAFIGIGFGDRGDAFDFNVALQDHFKWVKQENEFSKQAQAPDSTPKLDLGFKEGQTITLNIGQSKKKDRTRPQSSGGLGLLPPPPGGRLAPPPSSRSNNHNTQPSVGGNDTGCLLDLDSSNSNLVAPSNPPVTAGSDLWGDFDSPK